A single region of the Salvia miltiorrhiza cultivar Shanhuang (shh) chromosome 8, IMPLAD_Smil_shh, whole genome shotgun sequence genome encodes:
- the LOC130998344 gene encoding helicase protein MOM1-like produces the protein MGERKNLNWIKYSAKTETTAMLQKLAVAQYSNRELPFLSCGNEKGNYEAKWSKLQRVVEITSESKKIRFDPSVEKESLLPQTHVHVTGPKDSSDSETTNANSSSSLSQQGRTDFQLRRIRHSDQAKTSYSPDLAAPTELQKIENNILESRGNVDESKQQEKLVHPFAEENKTTTTELVEYWVPVRLSNIQTEQYCGSLFSNSTVLCSSYKFDPTKVLHEILVSTKKCCDHPYLVDHSLRTSLLQDFPQSEQLDAQIRLSSKLLLLHKALLEINKRGLRVLVLYQSLADSGPITITNGDMLDDIIHEKFGGDSFVRIDGHISRSKRQEVLDTFNDKEGGKFVCLMETRACVPSIKLKSIDTVIFFNSDWDPMNDLKALRKINLDSQFEQVKVFRLYSAYTLEEKVLMLTKQGTGPDGNVSNIRRSTCHELLTWGAYYLFEKLESFHAVSTADGASTDFHGNSSVEDVFHEMSILLPNNDKSNVDSKSSSILKVQQIGGVYPTDISLVGEVGYPLMENFSVIEEMLTKEPPYVFWINILEGRTPSWKYFSYRPPRTRKSFQRLDDSLEKCVGPSKKCRTEGGSTACQTSGEAAAPRSMQTPILDKPSLMQIQSLLPWPTKIQNDNQLESNCSSSESWQSESSWEHAAGVSPLEATQRAPKTNESVRAPETSQVTHVEVLQSVCKALQTELERLQKQKTESSKQHEDMKLQSRMACEREVDEIHKKYETMLQTADAAFLEEKAALDARYNKVFVNKELAEALMQRNSKDASLTQVATKFAMEQAYRLISQSRAELVLPISNCSPDLHHLQASGLRAPAPHLRHSPPCAVSKVLSEHPKLIFSPVSLEQVTPLLPTLLPP, from the exons ATGGGAGAGCGAAAGAATCTGAATTGGATAAAGTACAGCGCCAAAACGGAAACAACTGCAATGCTGCAAAAGTTGGCAGTTGCACAGTATAGCAACAGAG AGTTGCCATTTTTGAGCTGTGGGAATGAAAAGGGAAACTACGAAGCTAAATGGTCGAAGCTACAAAGAGTGGTTGAAATCACTAGTGAAAGCAAAAAGATCAGGTTTG ACCCTTCAGTTGAGAAAGAGAGTTTGCTGCCTCAAACTCATGTTCATGTTACTGGACCAAAAGACTCCAGTGACAGTGAAACAACCAATGCTAATAGTTCATCATCACTTTCACAACAGGGAAG GACGGATTTTCAACTGCGGCGGATAAGACACTCAGATCAAGCCAAAACAAGTTATAGTCCAGACCTTGCTGCTCCAACTGAG CTGCAGAAAATAGAGAACAACATTTTAGAGAGTCGAGGCAATGTGGATGAATCTAAACAGCAAGAGAAATTAGTGCATCCTTTTGCAGAAGAGAACAAAACTACCACAACTGAATTAGTAGAGTACTGGGTGCCTGTGAGGCTATCCAACATACAGACAGAGCAGTATTGTGGCTCTCTGTTTTCAAACTCAACTGTTTTATGTTCTTCTTACAAGTTCGATCCAACAAAAGTCCTTCATGAGATACTTGTCTCAACCAAAAAG TGCTGTGATCATCCTTATCTTGTGGATCACTCTTTGCGTACCTCTCTGCTACAAGATTTTCCACAATCTGAGCAATTGGATGCACAAATAAGATTGAGTAGCAAATTGCTTCTCCTCCACAAGGCCTTACTGGAGATAAACAAGCGAGGATTAAGAGTACTTGTCCTCTATCAG TCACTTGCAGATTCTGGACCAATCACTATCACTAATGGTGATATGTTGGATGATATTATCCATGAAAAGTTTGGTGGAGATTCTTTTGTACGTATTGATGGACATATATCTCGGTCGAAAAGACAAGAAGTCCTCGACACTTTCAATGATAAAGAGGGTGGGAAATTCGTATGCTTAATGGAAACCCGTGCCTGTGTTCCAAGCATTAAACTTAAATCCATAGACACTGTTATTTTCTTCAATAGTGATTGGGATCCAATGAATGACTTGAAGGCTCTGCGAAAGATCAATCTGGATTCACAATTTGAGCAGGTGAAGGTCTTTCGCTTGTATTCAGCTTACACTTTAGAGGAAAAGGTCCTGATGCTTACCAAGCAAGGCACGGGTCCAGATGGAAATGTGAGCAATATCAGACGAAGTACGTGCCATGAGTTGCTGACCTGGGGCGCCTACTATTTGTTTGAAAAGCTTGAAAGCTTCCATGCCGTCAGTACTGCAGATGGAGCTTCAACTGATTTCCATGGAAACTCATCTGTGGAAGACGTGTTCCATGAGATGTCCATCCTATTACCTAACAATGACAAGAGTAATGTTGATTCCAAAAGCTCATCAATTTTGAAAGTACAGCAGATTGGAGGTGTTTACCCCACCGATATCTCTCTGGTAGGCGAAGTAGGGTATCCTCTCATGGAGAATTTTTCAGTAATTGAGGAGATGTTAACGAAAGAACCACCCTATGTTTTCTGGATAAATATACTCGAAGGGAGGACGCCTAGCTGGAAATACTTTTCCTATCGACCACCAAGGACTAGGAAAAGTTTTCAAAGGCTTGATGATTCACTTGAGAAATGTGTTGGGCCTTCCAAGAAATGCAGGACAGAGGGTGGAAGCACTGCTTGTCAAACTTCAG GTGAAGCAGCTGCTCCAAGAAGCATGCAGACTCCAATACTGGATAAGCCATCCTTAATGCAGATCCAATCTCTG TTGCCTTGGCCTACAAAAATACAAAATGATAACCAGCTAGAATCTAACTGCTCTAGTTCTGAGTCCTGGCAATCAGAATCTTCTTGGGAACATGCTGCAGGAGTGTCCCCTCTCGAAGCCACGCAAAGAGCTCCAAAAACGAATGAATCTGTAAGAGCACCAGAAACCTCCCAAGTAACTCATGTTGAGGTACTTCAATCTGTCTGTAAAGCTCTGCAGACAGAGTTGGAAAGATTACAGAAACAGAAAACTGAATCTTCAAAACAGCATGAAGATATG AAACTGCAATCGAGAATGGCATGCGAGAGAGAGGTTGATGAGATACACAAGAAGTATGAGACAATGCTTCAAACTGCAGATGCGGCTTTTCTGGAGGAGAAAGCAGCTCTTGATGCTAGATACAACAAAGTATTCGTCAACAAGGAATTAGCCGAGGCATTGATGCAGAGGAATTCCAAAGATGCATCTCTCACACAAG TGGCTACAAAATTTGCAATGGAGCAGGCGTATCGACTAATTTCTCAATCAAGAGCTGAACTAGTGCTGCCAATTTCCAACTGCTCACCAGATCTCCATCATCTTCAAGCGAGCGGTTTGAGGGCGCCTGCGCCACACTTGAGGCATTCTCCACCTTGTGCAGTTTCCAAGGTGTTGTCTGAGCACCCAAAGCTAATATTTTCGCCAGTTAGCCTTGAGCAGGTGACGCCTTTGTTACCTACCCTGCTACCGCCGTAA